CGCGATGGCGCAAGCCCATCCATATGACGAAATAGGCGCAGCCCAAGCTGGTTGTCATCGAGATGGATATGGCGGTAGCACGTCCGGCGTGAGCCATTGCGCGGATGAGGTAATGGGAAAGAAGACTGGCGTCATAGGCCGCCCCGGATAGGAGGACCACGGCAATGAGAACGGCCAGAAGGGCAAACCCTACGCGGTGCATGAGGATCGTCCCCGCTTTACGCGGCGTGGATTTAGCATATTGCGATACATAAAACCACGCCCAAGGGACCCCAGGACCGCTAGCGTCCTGCCGATGCCCGGGCGGCAGTTACCCAGCCAGGACTGACGGCGCCCGGACGGCGGCATCGCTACGCGCCGCAAACGGAAAAGGCCGGCCGGGATTGCGCCCGGCCGGCCTGATTTCCACCGGCCGCCTAGTAGCGCGCGGTCAGCGAGACCTGGAAGATCCGCGGCGAGCCCAGATAAGCATAGGGGAAGGTGGTGCAGCCGCTGGTCGTCGGCGCCACCGGCGTCCAGCAGGTCTGGGTGCCGAGGCTCGTGAAGTAGTGCTTGTTCAGCACGTTGTCGACGTTGAAGCGGATGGAGGAATTGTCCCAGCCGATCGCGTCGAGGTCGTAGGTGATGTCGGCATTGACCGTGAAATAATCCGGAACGAAGGCGTTGTTGTCTTCGGTCTGGTTGCGCTTGCCGACATACTTGCCTTCGAGACCCAGGCGCAGGTCCGGCATGGCCGCGAACTGGGCCCGGCCCGAGAAGGTCCATTTCGGCGTCTCGGAAAGCTGCTTGTTCAGAGTCGGCACGGAGCCGCCGCCCACCGGGATGTTGCCGGTGATGCGGGCGCGGTCGTAGCCGCCATTGGCGTAGAAGCTGAGCTGGTCGGTCGCGAACCAGTTCGCCTCCATGTCGAAGCCCCAGAAGTTCACGCCTGAGACGTTGTGGTCGAAATAGGTGTTGGTGTCCGGGTCGAACGAGCTGACGATCCGGTTGCGCACCTGCGAGTTCCAATAGACCAGCGAGGCCTGCAGGTCGCTCGTCAGGTAGCGATAGCCCGCCTGATAGGTCGTCGAGGTCTCCGGCTTCGTGCTGGTGAAGGTGGTGTAGTGCGTGCACGGATTGGAGTTGGAGGTGCAGACGCTCTGGTACAGGTTGTCGGTGCGCGGCGCCGCGATTTCCTGGGTGTAGGACGCGAAGAACTGATGCTCGTCGCCGAACGGCAGATAGCTCAGTCCCAGATGCGGCAGGAAGCGGTTGTAGCGCCGCACCGTGTGACCCGGCGCCGTATAGCCGGCCGCGTTGCCGCCGGCGAAGAAGTACCGGTTGCTGGCCGCGTCGAACGAAGTCGGCGTCTGGTTGGTGCAGTATGCGGTCGAGGAGCCGGCCTGCTCGTAGCAGTACTGGTTGAGGTCGCGCTCGAGGAACGGCAGGCGGAAGCCGAGCGAGGCGCGCACCGCGCCGTCGAAATACTTGCCTTCATAGTCGAAGGCCGCCTGGTTCATGATCGCCTTGGACTTGCGATCGCGATAGCGCAGCGGCGTGCCGTCCGCGTCGAGCACCTCATGGGCCTTGTCCTTGAGACCCGCGAAGGGATCGTAGGGACCGTTGACCGGATCGAAGTACGACGTCGTGCCCGTCTGGCGGTGCAGGCCGTAATCCAGCGTGTAGGCGGCCTGGACGGTGTTGTTGTCGTCGAACTCGTAGATCAGCGACATGTTGAAGCCCCAGCGGCGGGTATTCGTCGTGCTGGGCTGGTAGAGCTCGACCGTGTCCATCACGTCGCCGTCGCCGTTCAGGTCGCAGCCGCGGCCCGCGAGGCAGGTATAAGGCGTCGTGGTGGTGCCCGCGCCGGCGATCGTCGTGTTGCCGATGAGCTGGCCGCCATTCTCCTTGAACGAGAACGCGCCGCCGCCATTCGCCAGCACATATTGCACGTTGGCGTCGGCCGTCAGCGTCAGGGCATCGGCGAGATGCCACAGCGACTGCATGCGGATATTGCCGGTGTCCGACGGATTGATCTTCACCTTGTAGAAGTTGCCGCAGGTGGTCATCGTGTTGTCCGCGGTGCCGGCGACCGGCGCGGTATAGGCGCAGCTCGTCATGTAGTCGCGGTCCCAGCCCGTGCCGCTGAAGCTGGTCGAGGTGTTCAGCGGGTTGGCGATATAGCCGCCATCCGGTCCCTTGATGAGGTCGGCCGTCGCCGCGAGGCCGCTCGGCGGCACCGTCGTCGATCCCGTGAAGCCCGTGGTGTTGGGCACATAGTCTTCGGCGTAATAGGAATTGTTGCGGTTGCTGTTCCAGTGGCCGGCCAGCGTGATCCAGCCGAGATCGCCGAAGTCCTGCTCGAACTTGACGTTGCCCTGCCACTTCTTGAGGTCGCCCGGACCCTTGAACTTGTCGTAGTCCTGCCAGGAGAGCGAGGCGAACGCCTTGGTGTCCCACGGACCGAACGTGCCGGAATCGATGCGGCCGAAATAGCGCTGGTCGCTGAACGAGCCGCCGGTGAGCACGGCTTCGGCACCGAAATTCTCATGCGGATGGTCGGAGATGATGGCGATGACGCCGCCGGTGGCCGCCGCCGTCGGGCTGTCGACGTCGGTCGAGCCCTGGTTGGCGCTGATGCGGTCGACCACTTCGGGATCGAGCTGCTGGTTGGTGTAGACGGCGTAGTTGCCCGTGTCGTTCAGCGGCATGCCGTCGAGCGTCAGCGAGATGTGGTTGCCGTCCTGGCCGTGCATGCGGATGTTGCCGCCGCTCGAGCCATAGGGATCGTTGTTGGTGAAGTTCACGCCCGGCATGTAGTTGAGCGACTGGAACACCGTCTGGCCGGCGGTCTGCGTCTGCAGGAACTCGCTGGTGATCGTCGAACGCTCCTTGGCGATCGGCGCGGCGTTCATCAGCCCGTTGGTCTGAGTCCGTTCGCTGGTGACGACGACGGTCTCGACCTCCTGTGTGCCGGTCGATTGGGCCTGCGCGGCGATCGACAGCAGCGGTGCGGCCAGGGTGAGCGCACTGGCGCCCAGCATCAGCGATTTCAGGTTACGCGTCTTCATTCTAGATCCCCTCAAAATTTCGACAAAGCGGCTCCACGCCGCACACGGCATCTCTGCCGTCCGGAAGCTTCGACGTTCGGTTTCCTGGTCCCCCAGCATGTCGCGACGCGGTTCTGCATGGAACGCGCGCTCGCATGCGTTCAACACGCGCAATGTATTTCGCGTCATTTACAGATTTACGTTACGCGCTTTTCAGATTTGCAACGCGGCGCGCGACGCGCCGCCAACGGCGCGGAAAATCCGCGGCGCGAAAAAAAATCTCGCGACTGTGTCCGGTTCTGAAAAATGTCATCGGCGTTTCGCGCAACCATCACGCGGCGTGAACGCAGTCCGTGACGCCTGTTGCTAGTCCTCGAAGGAGGAGAAGAATCGCAGCAGCAGACGCTCGACCCGTGCGTAAGCCTTCGCCGCCTCGCTCAGCGTCTCATGATGGGTCAAGGGCACTGCCGACAAGCCGGCTGCGAGATTCGTGATGAGCGACAGCGCCGCGACCTTCATGCCGGCATGCACCGCGACGAGGCATTCGGGCACGGTCGACATGCCGACCGCGTCGGCGCCGAGCGCCGCGAACATCCGGATCTCGGCCGGCGTCTCGAAGCTCGGTCCCAGCACATGGACATAGATGCCTTGCGTCACCGCGACATCCGCGTCGCGCGCCGCCTGCGCCAGCCGCACGCGCAGCTCCGGGTCATAGGCATGCGACATGTCGGGGAAGCGCGGCCCGAAGCTGTCGTCGTTCGGCCCGACCAGCGGATTGCGGCCGGAGAAATTGATGTGGTCCTCGACGATCATCAGCGTGCCCGCCGGCAGATCGGGTCTCAATCCGCCCGCCGCATTGGTGAGGATCAGCCGCTCGGCGCCGAGCCGGCGCAGGATGCGCACCGGCACCGCCAGCGCCTGCGCCGGATGGCCTTCATAGCCATGCAGCCGCCCCTGCATGCATACGAGCGGATGTCCGCCCACCGTACCGATGCGCAGCCGTCCCTCATGCCCCGCGACGGTCGGCACCGGGAAACCGGGGATGTCGCCATAGGGAATGTCGACCGCGTCCGCCATCGTGTCGGCGAAAGGCCCCAGCCCGCTGCCCAGCACCAGCGCGGTCTTGGGAAACGCCTCGCCGAGAACGGCCTTCACCGCGGCGACGCCGCGCTCGATCTCCGTCATGGGCTCGTCCCTCGCTTTCCAACAACACACTCTGTCACGGCCCGCGAATGCGGGCCATCCAGGTGACGCGCACTTCGCCGTTTCGGAATTGTGCTTGACCAGCCGGATGGTCCGCTGTTGCCGGCCATGCAAATACATTTCCGTCCGCCGGAGGAAATCTGTAGTCTGGGCGGCATCCTCCAGGACCGTCCCTTTGCGCGCGATCATCGGTGTTCTCGACTCCTTCGGCCTCGGCTCCGCACCCGATGCCGGACGTTTCGGCGACCAAGGCGCCAACACCTTCGGACATATCGCCAAAGCCTGCGCCGAAGGCCTGCCGCGCAAGGACGGCCGCCGCGGTCCGCTCGACATCCCGAACTTTCTCGACCTCGGTCTGGGCGAGGCGGCGAAGGCGGCCGATCCGCGCGTCGCCTTCGCCGCGCCGGCCCGGATCACGGGGCGCTACGGCTACGCCGCGGAACTGGGCCGCGGCAAGGACACGCCGAGCGGTCACTGGGAGATGATGGGCCTGCCGGTCGACTATGATTGGGGTTTCTTCCCGCGCACCGTGCCGACCTTCCCCGCCGCGCTCACCGCGGCCTTCATCGCGCATACCGGCGTGCCGGGCATCCTGGGCGATTGCCATGCCTCGGGAACCGAGATCCTCGACCGGCTCGGCGAGGAGCATATCCGCACCGGCAAGCCGATCGTCTACACCTCGGCGGATTCGGTCTACCAGGTCGCGGCGCATGAGACGCATTTCGGCTTGCAACGGCTCTACGATTGCTGTCACGTCGCGCGCGAACTGGTCGACAAATACAATATCGGCCGCGTCATCGCGCGGCCCTTTGTCGGCGAGACCGCCGGTGCCTTCACGCGCACCGGCAACCGGCACGACTACGCGATGCCGCCGCACGCGCCGACCCTGCTCGACCGCTATGCCGCGACCGGCCGCCCGACCTACGGCATCGGCAAGATCTCCGACATCTTCGCCGCCAGGGGCATCACGAACTACGTCAAGGCCTTCACCAATGACGAGGTGTTCGACGCCACGCTCGACCTCGTGAAGAACGGCCCCGCCGACGCGATCATCTTCGCCAATTTCGTCGATTTCGATACGCTCTACGGCCATCGCCGCGACGTCGCGGGCTATGCCGCCGCGCTCGAAGCCTTCGACAGGCGCATCCCCGAGCTGCGGGCCGCGCTGCGGCCGGACGATCTGGCGATCCTCTCCGCCGATCACGGCTGCGACCCGACCTGGCCGGGCACCGACCACACCCGCGAATTCGTTCCCGTGATCGCCTTCGGTCCCAAGGTCGCGCCCGGCGCCATCGGCCAGCGCGACACCTTCGCCGATATCGGCCAGTCAGTGGCGAGCCATCTGGGCATGGACGCGCTGCCGGTGGGTACGTCGTTCCTATAACCGCCCCGCCGCTGTCATCCCCGGCGAGGTGCGCGTAGCGCACCGAGGGAAGGGGATCCAGGCGTCGAAGCCTGTTCGGTGTGGAGAATTTGCGCGGTGCTCTTCTTTCCTCGCCGCCCAGGTGTTGACACCTGGGTCCCCTTCCCTTCGCGCTCGCTACGCTCGCACTCAGCCGGGGATGACAATGAGTGCTTCACCCGCCCCCCACTCTGCTCTAGAAAACAAAATGCCCACCGCCTCCCACGGCCCCCGCGCCGGCAATGTCCCCGCCACCGAACTGACGCACTGCCGCAATGTGGACGACGCGGTCGAACGCCTGGTCGATCTCTACGACACCGCCATCGCGCAGATCGAGACCAATTTCGAGGCCTTCGCGCGGGGCGAGCACAAGCCCGCGAAGAATTCGGTCTACCCCTATCTCGGCGTCGAGGTCAGCTCGGTGCCGCGCTCCACCCCGCTCGCCTTCGGCAAGGTGGCGCGGCCGGGCTTCTACGGCACCACCGTCACCAATCCGCGCCTGTTCCGCGGCTACCTCACCGAGCAGCTCACCCTGCTGGCGCAGAATTGCGAAGCCGACATCTATGTCGGCAAGAGCCACAGCCCGATCCCCCTGACCTTTGCGGTCGAGCGCGCCGCTTCGGCGATGTCGGCCGAGCAGCGTCTCGAACTGGCGCGGCACTTCCCGCTGCCCCGCCTCGACGCGGCGCACGACACGGTGGTCGATGGCGGCCGCTGGACCGGCCGCGAGACCGGGCCGCTGGCGCTGTTCTCCGCCGAGCGCGTCGACTATTCGCTGCATCGGCTGCGCCACTACACCGGCACCGATCCGGCCAGCTTCCAGAGCTTCGTGCTCTTCACCAACTACCAGCGCTATATCGACGAGTTCGTCGCCTATGGCCTCGCCGAGATCGAGGCCGGCCGCGCGGTCCGCTTCATCGAGCCCGGCAACCGGATCACCGAGCGCGGCCGGGAGCCGACCGCCCCACCGCTCGCCAAGCTGCCGCAGATGCCCGCCTATCACCTGGTGCAGCCGAACGGCGAAGGCATCACGCTGATCAATATCGGCGTCGGCCCGTCCAACGCCAAGACCGTGACCGACCATCTCGCCGTGCTGCGGCCGCATGTCTGGCTGATGGTCGGCCATTGCGGCGGCCTGCGCGCCAGCCAGCGGCTGGGCGACTACGTCCTCGCCAACGCCTATCTGCGCGACGACCATGTGCTCGACCAGGTCCTGCCGCTCGCCATCCCGGTGCCCACCATCGCCGAGGTGCAGCTCGCCCTGGCCCAGGCCGTGACCGCCGTCACCGGCCTCAAGGGCAAGGAGCTCAAGGAGCGCCTGCGCACCGGCACCGTGGTGACGACCGACGACCGCAATTGGGAGCTGCGCTTCGACGAGCTCGCGATGCGCTTCAACCAGAGCCGCGCCATCGCCATCGACATGGAATCGGCGACCATCGCGGCCAACGGCTACCGCTTCCGCGTGCCCTACGGCACCCTGCTCTGCGTCTCCGACCGCCCGCTGCACGGCGAGATCAAGCTCCCCGGCATGGCCGACGCGTTCTACGAGGAGCGCGTGAGCCAGCACCTGCAGATCGGCATCAAGGCGCTGGAATTCATGCGCGAGGAAGCCAGGGCGGGGACGCTTCACTCCCGCAAACTGCGCAGCTTCACCGAGCCGGCGTTTCGCTAGAGCGGATCACCGTTTCACGGAATCGGTGATCCGCTCTAAGGTATGGGTTGGTCGCAATTCCCGGCGGAAAACCGCCTCGCACTTTTCCTGGAATTGCTCCAGGGCGCTACGGTCTTTCCCGCCCCCTTTGTCATCCCCGGCGAGCCGTGCGCAGCACGGCGAGGGAAGGGGACCCAGGTGGCTACCACCGTCACGGTGTTTCCGACCTGGGTCCCCTTCCCTCGCACTCGCCGACGCTCGTGCTCGCCGGGGATGACAAGGGTGTTATGCGCCCGCATACGCATCCACCGCCGCAAGATGCACCGCGATCTCCGCCTCGCTCAGGAACGATCCCAGGAAGCTGCTCTTCGCCAGCGTCACGATCTCGTCCCGCGTCAGGTCGAGCGCCTCCGCCACCGCCGTGTAATTGTCGTTCAGATAGCCGCCGAAATACGCCGGATCGTCCGAGTTCACCGTCGCGCGCAGCCCCGCCTGCAGCATGCGGCGCAGCGGATGTTCCCTCAGGTCCTTCACCACGCGAAGCTTCAGGTTCGACAGCGGACACACCGTCAGCGTCATCCGCGCCGCCGCCAGCCGCGCCACCAGCGCCGCATCCTCCAGCGACCGGTTGCCGTGGTCCAGCCGGTCGACCTGCAGCACGTCGAGCGCCTCATAGACATAATCCGGCGGCCCCTCCTCGCCGGCATGCGCTACCAGCTTCAGCCCGCGTTCGCGTGCCGCACGGAACACCCGCGCGAACTTCGCCGGTGGATGGCCGAGCTCCGACGAGTCCAGCCCGACGCCCGCGATGCGGTCCAGGTAAGGCTCCGCGGCCTTCAGCGTCGCGAAGGCATCGTCCTCGTCGAGATGGCGCAGGAAGCACAGGATCAGCTTCGAGCTGATGCCCGCATTGGCCATCGCGCCGAGGAAGCCGTCGGCGACGACGGAAAACGGAATGCCCCGCGCCGTGTGCGTTTGGGGATCGAAGAACATCTCGACATGCCGCGCGCCATCGGCCCGCGCCCGCGCGAGATATGCCGAAGCGAGATCGGCGAAATCCTCCTCCGTCTGCAGCACCGCGGCGCCCTGGTAATAGATGTCGAGGAAATCCTGCAGGTTCGAGAAG
The nucleotide sequence above comes from Rhizomicrobium sp.. Encoded proteins:
- a CDS encoding TonB-dependent receptor; the encoded protein is MKTRNLKSLMLGASALTLAAPLLSIAAQAQSTGTQEVETVVVTSERTQTNGLMNAAPIAKERSTITSEFLQTQTAGQTVFQSLNYMPGVNFTNNDPYGSSGGNIRMHGQDGNHISLTLDGMPLNDTGNYAVYTNQQLDPEVVDRISANQGSTDVDSPTAAATGGVIAIISDHPHENFGAEAVLTGGSFSDQRYFGRIDSGTFGPWDTKAFASLSWQDYDKFKGPGDLKKWQGNVKFEQDFGDLGWITLAGHWNSNRNNSYYAEDYVPNTTGFTGSTTVPPSGLAATADLIKGPDGGYIANPLNTSTSFSGTGWDRDYMTSCAYTAPVAGTADNTMTTCGNFYKVKINPSDTGNIRMQSLWHLADALTLTADANVQYVLANGGGAFSFKENGGQLIGNTTIAGAGTTTTPYTCLAGRGCDLNGDGDVMDTVELYQPSTTNTRRWGFNMSLIYEFDDNNTVQAAYTLDYGLHRQTGTTSYFDPVNGPYDPFAGLKDKAHEVLDADGTPLRYRDRKSKAIMNQAAFDYEGKYFDGAVRASLGFRLPFLERDLNQYCYEQAGSSTAYCTNQTPTSFDAASNRYFFAGGNAAGYTAPGHTVRRYNRFLPHLGLSYLPFGDEHQFFASYTQEIAAPRTDNLYQSVCTSNSNPCTHYTTFTSTKPETSTTYQAGYRYLTSDLQASLVYWNSQVRNRIVSSFDPDTNTYFDHNVSGVNFWGFDMEANWFATDQLSFYANGGYDRARITGNIPVGGGSVPTLNKQLSETPKWTFSGRAQFAAMPDLRLGLEGKYVGKRNQTEDNNAFVPDYFTVNADITYDLDAIGWDNSSIRFNVDNVLNKHYFTSLGTQTCWTPVAPTTSGCTTFPYAYLGSPRIFQVSLTARY
- a CDS encoding purine-nucleoside phosphorylase, which produces MTEIERGVAAVKAVLGEAFPKTALVLGSGLGPFADTMADAVDIPYGDIPGFPVPTVAGHEGRLRIGTVGGHPLVCMQGRLHGYEGHPAQALAVPVRILRRLGAERLILTNAAGGLRPDLPAGTLMIVEDHINFSGRNPLVGPNDDSFGPRFPDMSHAYDPELRVRLAQAARDADVAVTQGIYVHVLGPSFETPAEIRMFAALGADAVGMSTVPECLVAVHAGMKVAALSLITNLAAGLSAVPLTHHETLSEAAKAYARVERLLLRFFSSFED
- a CDS encoding phosphopentomutase yields the protein MRAIIGVLDSFGLGSAPDAGRFGDQGANTFGHIAKACAEGLPRKDGRRGPLDIPNFLDLGLGEAAKAADPRVAFAAPARITGRYGYAAELGRGKDTPSGHWEMMGLPVDYDWGFFPRTVPTFPAALTAAFIAHTGVPGILGDCHASGTEILDRLGEEHIRTGKPIVYTSADSVYQVAAHETHFGLQRLYDCCHVARELVDKYNIGRVIARPFVGETAGAFTRTGNRHDYAMPPHAPTLLDRYAATGRPTYGIGKISDIFAARGITNYVKAFTNDEVFDATLDLVKNGPADAIIFANFVDFDTLYGHRRDVAGYAAALEAFDRRIPELRAALRPDDLAILSADHGCDPTWPGTDHTREFVPVIAFGPKVAPGAIGQRDTFADIGQSVASHLGMDALPVGTSFL
- a CDS encoding AMP nucleosidase, which produces MPTASHGPRAGNVPATELTHCRNVDDAVERLVDLYDTAIAQIETNFEAFARGEHKPAKNSVYPYLGVEVSSVPRSTPLAFGKVARPGFYGTTVTNPRLFRGYLTEQLTLLAQNCEADIYVGKSHSPIPLTFAVERAASAMSAEQRLELARHFPLPRLDAAHDTVVDGGRWTGRETGPLALFSAERVDYSLHRLRHYTGTDPASFQSFVLFTNYQRYIDEFVAYGLAEIEAGRAVRFIEPGNRITERGREPTAPPLAKLPQMPAYHLVQPNGEGITLINIGVGPSNAKTVTDHLAVLRPHVWLMVGHCGGLRASQRLGDYVLANAYLRDDHVLDQVLPLAIPVPTIAEVQLALAQAVTAVTGLKGKELKERLRTGTVVTTDDRNWELRFDELAMRFNQSRAIAIDMESATIAANGYRFRVPYGTLLCVSDRPLHGEIKLPGMADAFYEERVSQHLQIGIKALEFMREEARAGTLHSRKLRSFTEPAFR
- a CDS encoding adenosine deaminase — translated: MTNRAAFIAGLPKAELHMHIEGSLEPALMFALARRNKVAIPFRSVEEVRAAYSFSNLQDFLDIYYQGAAVLQTEEDFADLASAYLARARADGARHVEMFFDPQTHTARGIPFSVVADGFLGAMANAGISSKLILCFLRHLDEDDAFATLKAAEPYLDRIAGVGLDSSELGHPPAKFARVFRAARERGLKLVAHAGEEGPPDYVYEALDVLQVDRLDHGNRSLEDAALVARLAAARMTLTVCPLSNLKLRVVKDLREHPLRRMLQAGLRATVNSDDPAYFGGYLNDNYTAVAEALDLTRDEIVTLAKSSFLGSFLSEAEIAVHLAAVDAYAGA